One Candidatus Tectomicrobia bacterium genomic region harbors:
- a CDS encoding N-acetylneuraminate synthase family protein, translating into MIEVGGRRIGAGEPCFVIAEAGSNHNGSLEKARELVETAASAGADAVKFQVFRAERLYPKSAGLSGYLKLSKPIYDIIAEMEMPLGWLPVLSDLCRERRIQFLASAFDEESADRLDPYTHAFKVASYEMTHIPLIRHLARKGKPLIISTGTACLDEVAETVEEVRAAGRAPLALMQCTGAYPAPLESLNVRAIPTMKSAFGVPVGLSDHSRDPLVGPLAAVAVGGSLLEKHFTLSNDLPGPDHRFAVEPGELRLMVRKVRETERALGSGEKVVDPAEEELRSFARRSVFSLRAIAAGELLSLGNIAVLRCGNLPAGVEPRRLGEILGKRASRAIPAEQALREGDYV; encoded by the coding sequence ATTATCGAGGTGGGCGGCCGCCGCATCGGCGCGGGGGAGCCCTGCTTCGTCATCGCCGAGGCGGGCAGCAACCACAACGGGAGCCTGGAGAAGGCCCGGGAGCTCGTCGAGACCGCCGCCTCGGCCGGCGCCGACGCCGTGAAATTCCAGGTGTTCCGGGCCGAGCGTCTCTACCCCAAGAGCGCGGGGCTGAGCGGCTACCTGAAGCTGAGCAAGCCCATCTACGACATCATCGCCGAGATGGAGATGCCGCTCGGCTGGCTCCCCGTTCTGAGTGATCTCTGCCGCGAGAGGAGGATCCAGTTCCTGGCCTCGGCCTTCGACGAGGAGTCGGCCGACCGGCTCGACCCCTACACCCACGCCTTCAAGGTCGCCTCCTACGAGATGACGCACATTCCGCTCATCCGGCACTTGGCCCGGAAGGGGAAGCCCCTCATCATTTCGACCGGGACGGCCTGCCTCGACGAGGTGGCCGAGACGGTGGAGGAGGTCCGCGCGGCGGGCCGTGCGCCGCTGGCCCTGATGCAGTGCACCGGGGCCTACCCGGCCCCGCTTGAGTCTCTCAACGTGCGGGCCATCCCCACCATGAAGTCCGCCTTCGGGGTTCCGGTCGGGCTCTCCGACCACTCGCGCGATCCCTTGGTCGGCCCGCTCGCGGCGGTCGCCGTGGGGGGGAGCCTTCTGGAGAAGCACTTCACCCTGAGCAACGACCTCCCCGGCCCCGACCACCGCTTCGCGGTGGAGCCCGGCGAGCTGCGCCTGATGGTCCGGAAGGTGCGCGAGACGGAGCGGGCGCTGGGGAGCGGCGAGAAGGTGGTGGACCCGGCCGAGGAGGAGCTGCGGAGCTTCGCCCGGCGGAGCGTCTTCTCCCTGCGGGCAATCGCGGCGGGCGAGTTGCTCTCCCTGGGGAACATCGCCGTTCTGCGCTGCGGAAACCTCCCCGCCGGGGTGGAGCCCAGGCGCCTGGGTGAGATCCTGGGGAAGCGCGCCTCGCGCGCCATCCCGGCCGAGCAGGCCCTCCGGGAGGGGGACTATGTCTGA
- a CDS encoding GNAT family N-acetyltransferase, protein MSEAGIRLRPAGPADSRLLWELRNEDSVRRASFHPKAIPIEEHERWFARKMGDARFRAFVAVDPAGKDVGYVRFDLDGEEAEISVAIDKGERGKGYGLAAIRAGSERMLAEGPARRVIALVRRDNPASLAAFERAGYRAAGGKSLQGVEGIVLVFGDGG, encoded by the coding sequence ATGTCTGAGGCCGGCATCCGCCTGCGCCCCGCCGGCCCGGCGGACTCCCGCCTCCTCTGGGAGCTGCGGAACGAGGACTCGGTCCGCCGGGCGTCCTTCCACCCGAAGGCGATCCCGATCGAGGAGCACGAGCGGTGGTTCGCCCGAAAGATGGGCGACGCCCGCTTCCGCGCCTTCGTCGCGGTGGACCCTGCGGGGAAGGACGTCGGCTACGTCCGCTTCGACCTCGATGGCGAGGAGGCCGAGATCAGCGTGGCGATCGACAAGGGGGAGCGCGGGAAGGGCTACGGCCTCGCGGCCATCCGCGCGGGGTCGGAGCGGATGCTGGCGGAGGGCCCGGCCCGCCGCGTCATCGCCCTCGTCCGCCGCGACAACCCCGCCTCCCTCGCCGCCTTCGAGCGCGCGGGCTACCGGGCGGCGGGCGGGAAATCCCTCCAGGGCGTTGAGGGCATCGTGCTGGTGTTCGGCGATGGCGGCTAG
- a CDS encoding aminotransferase class III-fold pyridoxal phosphate-dependent enzyme has translation MARSLALKAKAESLIPSCSQTFSKGPTQFVQGVAPVFLARGKGSRVWDVDGNEYIDFPMALGAIILGHGYPAVDEAVRRQMEEGSTFSLPHPLEVELAELLTGVIPGAEMVRFGKNGSDATSGAVRVARAVTGREVIACCGYHGWQDWYIGTTTRSKGVPKTVRELTVPFEYNSLEGLEWIFEAHPGQVAAVVMEPVGVVEPREGFLAAVRDLARREGALLVFDEIVTGFRVALGGAAAHYGVTPDLTCIGKAMANGFPISAVVGRREIMEAFDEIFFSFTFGGEALSLAAALATIREIQDKGVIPYLWGQGRKLKDGYNALAREYGIERFTQCIGIPPRTVMTFRDEAGAESLLFKSLFQQECLKRGVLYSGGQNMCFSHTEEDIEHTLRAYRAAMEVLAAAIERGDARSRLEGEPVQPVFRRA, from the coding sequence CTGGCCCGCTCCCTCGCGCTGAAGGCGAAGGCTGAGTCGCTCATCCCCTCCTGCTCGCAGACCTTCAGCAAGGGGCCGACCCAGTTCGTGCAGGGGGTAGCGCCGGTGTTCCTTGCCCGCGGCAAGGGGAGCCGGGTGTGGGACGTGGACGGAAACGAGTACATCGATTTCCCCATGGCCCTCGGCGCCATCATTCTGGGGCACGGCTACCCCGCCGTGGACGAGGCGGTTAGGCGCCAGATGGAGGAGGGGAGCACCTTTTCCCTCCCCCATCCCCTCGAGGTGGAGCTCGCCGAGCTTCTCACCGGGGTCATCCCCGGCGCGGAGATGGTACGGTTCGGCAAGAATGGCTCGGACGCAACCTCCGGGGCGGTGCGAGTCGCCCGCGCGGTCACGGGGCGGGAGGTGATCGCCTGCTGCGGCTACCACGGCTGGCAGGACTGGTACATCGGGACGACCACCCGATCCAAGGGCGTGCCGAAGACGGTCCGGGAGCTGACCGTCCCCTTCGAGTACAACTCGCTGGAGGGCCTCGAGTGGATTTTCGAGGCGCATCCCGGCCAAGTGGCCGCGGTCGTCATGGAGCCGGTCGGGGTGGTGGAGCCGCGGGAGGGTTTCCTGGCGGCTGTGCGCGACCTCGCCCGGCGGGAGGGGGCGCTCCTCGTCTTCGACGAGATCGTCACGGGCTTCCGGGTGGCCCTGGGCGGGGCCGCGGCGCACTACGGCGTGACGCCCGACCTCACGTGCATCGGCAAGGCCATGGCGAACGGATTCCCCATCTCGGCGGTCGTGGGACGGCGGGAGATCATGGAGGCGTTCGACGAGATCTTCTTCTCCTTCACCTTCGGCGGCGAGGCGCTCTCCCTGGCGGCGGCCCTCGCAACGATCCGCGAGATCCAGGACAAGGGCGTGATCCCCTACCTGTGGGGCCAGGGACGGAAGCTGAAGGATGGCTACAACGCCCTGGCGAGGGAGTACGGCATCGAACGCTTCACCCAATGCATCGGTATCCCGCCACGCACCGTCATGACGTTCCGGGACGAAGCAGGAGCGGAGTCACTTCTCTTCAAGAGCCTCTTCCAGCAGGAGTGCCTCAAGCGGGGGGTGCTCTACTCCGGCGGCCAGAACATGTGCTTCAGCCACACGGAGGAAGACATCGAGCACACCCTGCGGGCCTACCGGGCGGCGATGGAGGTACTGGCCGCGGCCATCGAGCGCGGCGACGCGCGCAGCCGGCTGGAGGGAGAGCCCGTGCAGCCCGTCTTCCGGAGGGCCTAG
- the pseG gene encoding UDP-2,4-diacetamido-2,4,6-trideoxy-beta-L-altropyranose hydrolase, with amino-acid sequence MAARAGSARRGGVLIRADAGPGVGLGHLQRCLSLAEALRRGGAECAFVLNERAGAAGRVEAAGFEAPEAAGAPSWSGADMERTIGLAAQRGCTAAVVDGYGAGPDFLRGLREGGLYVAAVDDLCRELFPCQLAVNGGVHAKELRPQSSTGDTAFLFGPEYALIRPELWNVPARAVRAEVSSILLTLGGTDDFNLMPVLLRALDALPGVFAVTAILGTYFTDGEAILRAAAECGKKVRLVESPTSVRDLMLGADLAVSAGGQTLYELAVAGTPAVAIQLAENQAGQLRGFAGAGFARLAGVAGRDDVVAGVREQVLPLLADAAAREAMAAAGRALIDGRGAIRVAERILGEVSPAAGRPIPSRQGAVG; translated from the coding sequence ATGGCGGCTAGGGCCGGCTCGGCCCGCCGCGGCGGGGTGCTCATCCGGGCGGATGCCGGGCCTGGGGTCGGCCTGGGCCATCTCCAGCGGTGCCTCTCGCTCGCGGAAGCCCTCCGGCGCGGCGGCGCGGAGTGCGCGTTCGTGCTGAACGAGAGGGCCGGGGCGGCCGGGCGCGTCGAGGCCGCGGGTTTCGAGGCCCCCGAGGCCGCGGGGGCGCCGTCGTGGTCCGGTGCAGACATGGAGAGGACGATCGGCCTCGCCGCCCAGCGAGGATGCACTGCCGCCGTCGTTGACGGCTACGGCGCGGGGCCAGACTTCCTGCGCGGCCTCCGGGAGGGCGGGCTCTATGTCGCAGCCGTCGATGACCTCTGCCGGGAGCTCTTCCCCTGCCAGCTCGCCGTCAACGGCGGGGTGCACGCGAAAGAACTCCGGCCCCAGTCCTCCACGGGAGACACGGCGTTCCTGTTCGGTCCGGAGTATGCGCTGATCCGGCCGGAGCTCTGGAACGTACCCGCCCGCGCGGTGCGGGCGGAAGTTTCTTCCATTTTGCTCACCTTGGGGGGGACGGATGATTTTAATCTGATGCCAGTCCTCCTCCGCGCCCTGGACGCGCTTCCCGGGGTCTTCGCCGTGACGGCGATCCTCGGCACCTACTTCACGGATGGGGAGGCAATCCTTCGGGCGGCCGCCGAATGCGGGAAGAAGGTCCGCCTCGTGGAGAGCCCGACCTCTGTCCGGGACCTCATGCTCGGGGCCGACCTCGCGGTCTCGGCGGGCGGGCAGACGCTCTATGAGCTCGCGGTGGCGGGCACCCCGGCCGTCGCGATCCAGCTCGCGGAGAACCAGGCGGGGCAGCTGCGGGGCTTCGCCGGGGCCGGGTTTGCCCGCCTCGCGGGGGTGGCGGGCCGGGACGACGTCGTGGCCGGGGTGCGGGAGCAGGTCCTGCCCCTCCTGGCGGATGCCGCCGCGCGGGAGGCCATGGCGGCCGCCGGCCGGGCGCTGATCGACGGGAGAGGGGCGATCCGCGTGGCGGAGAGGATCCTCGGGGAGGTGTCCCCAGCGGCCGGGCGCCCCATTCCTTCCCGGCAGGGGGCGGTGGGGTGA